A stretch of the Fusobacterium varium genome encodes the following:
- a CDS encoding nickel ABC transporter permease encodes MDLPKKLMKNKQFVFFSILALMVIFIAVFAPWIAVKNPYDAIMTDSLIPPGEKYMWGTDRLGRDIFSRIIYGTRPSLIMTFTLVSVVFLVGTGLGILAGYFGGIIDTIIMRFADMMISFPGLVLAIAVAGLLGPSMTNAVLAISLVSWPKYARLARSLVLKIKNNMYIEAAIVGGARTGKIIGRYLIPNMIPTMIVTATTDIGTMMLELASLSFLGFGAQAPTPEWGLMLNEGRTYITKASWLIMYPGIAIIVVVIIFNMLGDSIRDILDPKDN; translated from the coding sequence ATGGATTTACCAAAAAAATTAATGAAAAATAAGCAGTTTGTATTTTTTTCTATATTGGCATTAATGGTTATATTTATAGCTGTTTTTGCTCCATGGATTGCAGTTAAAAATCCTTATGATGCAATAATGACTGATTCTCTGATTCCACCTGGTGAAAAATATATGTGGGGAACAGACAGATTAGGAAGAGATATATTTTCAAGAATAATTTATGGAACAAGACCATCATTAATAATGACATTTACTTTAGTATCAGTTGTATTTTTAGTAGGAACAGGGCTTGGAATACTGGCAGGATATTTTGGAGGCATCATAGATACAATTATTATGAGATTTGCAGATATGATGATTTCATTTCCTGGATTAGTTCTGGCAATAGCAGTAGCTGGGCTATTAGGACCAAGTATGACTAATGCAGTGCTTGCCATATCATTGGTAAGCTGGCCAAAGTATGCGAGGCTGGCAAGAAGCTTAGTTTTAAAAATTAAAAATAATATGTATATAGAGGCAGCTATTGTAGGAGGAGCAAGAACAGGTAAAATAATAGGAAGGTATCTTATTCCCAATATGATACCAACAATGATTGTAACTGCTACTACAGATATAGGAACAATGATGTTAGAACTTGCATCATTATCTTTTTTAGGATTTGGAGCACAGGCACCAACTCCAGAATGGGGATTGATGTTAAATGAGGGAAGAACATATATAACAAAAGCTTCTTGGCTTATAATGTATCCAGGAATAGCTATAATAGTAGTGGTAATAATATTCAATATGCTGGGTGACAGCATTCGTGATATTTTAGATCCCAAAGATAACTAA
- a CDS encoding nickel ABC transporter permease — protein MNGKSFFKKILQIGIVLFGISFLTFALIYLSPGDPAEIMLTACGNIPTPELLTQTRIELGLDKPFLTQYGEWLLKICKGDMGYSYSLKVPVWGKLISNFFITFKLAVASLILMVIISIPLGVLAAVNRNKKMDYFVRGFTFIGISVPSFWLGLIFLSIFGVKLKLVPIAGGTANLKALILPAVTLALAMSAKYTRQVRTTVLDELRQEYVTGARIRGMSERIIIIKHVLPNVLLPLVTLLGLSLGSLLSGTAVVEIVYNWPGMGSMAVKAISTHDYPLVQGYVLFIALFYMLINLIVDSSYKHLDPRLGEKH, from the coding sequence ATGAATGGAAAAAGTTTTTTTAAAAAAATACTTCAAATAGGAATTGTCCTGTTTGGTATAAGTTTTTTAACATTTGCATTGATATATTTATCTCCAGGAGATCCAGCAGAAATTATGCTGACAGCTTGCGGGAATATTCCAACACCAGAACTTTTAACACAAACAAGAATAGAATTGGGGTTAGACAAACCATTTTTAACTCAATATGGAGAATGGCTTTTGAAAATATGCAAAGGAGATATGGGATACTCTTATTCTTTAAAGGTTCCAGTGTGGGGAAAACTTATATCTAACTTTTTCATAACTTTTAAATTAGCAGTAGCATCATTGATTTTGATGGTAATAATATCAATACCATTAGGAGTATTAGCAGCAGTAAATAGAAATAAAAAAATGGATTATTTTGTAAGAGGGTTTACTTTTATTGGAATATCAGTTCCAAGTTTTTGGTTGGGATTAATATTTCTAAGTATATTTGGAGTAAAATTAAAGCTTGTGCCAATAGCTGGGGGGACAGCAAATTTAAAAGCTCTAATACTTCCAGCAGTAACATTGGCTTTGGCAATGTCTGCAAAGTATACAAGGCAGGTCAGAACAACAGTATTAGATGAATTAAGGCAGGAATATGTAACTGGTGCAAGAATAAGAGGAATGAGTGAAAGAATAATAATAATTAAACATGTTCTTCCAAATGTATTGCTTCCTTTAGTGACCCTTTTAGGATTATCTCTTGGAAGTTTATTAAGTGGAACAGCAGTTGTAGAAATAGTATATAACTGGCCTGGAATGGGGAGTATGGCAGTGAAAGCAATTTCTACTCATGACTATCCATTAGTACAGGGATATGTTTTATTTATAGCACTATTCTATATGTTGATAAATCTAATAGTTGATAGTTCATACAAACATTTAGATCCTAGATTGGGGGAGAAACATTAA
- a CDS encoding putative flavodoxin, with product MENRLLVVYFTWSGTSKVIAERIKNELNADIFQIEAVKIYPDKYIACVAQAGMEKLKKERPQLKRELENISEYKKVVLVFPNWWGTLPMPVFTFMEKYDFKDKVILPICMHGGGGLTNTIKDLKKICPDADILEGIAIKKQDADSEKAKEIIKNLIEVLNK from the coding sequence ATGGAAAATAGGTTGCTAGTTGTTTACTTTACTTGGAGTGGTACTTCAAAGGTAATAGCTGAAAGAATAAAAAACGAGCTAAATGCTGATATATTTCAGATAGAAGCTGTTAAGATATATCCAGATAAATATATCGCATGTGTGGCTCAAGCAGGTATGGAGAAATTAAAAAAAGAAAGACCTCAATTAAAAAGAGAATTAGAAAATATTTCAGAATATAAGAAAGTGGTATTAGTATTTCCAAACTGGTGGGGAACACTTCCAATGCCTGTATTCACTTTTATGGAAAAATATGATTTTAAAGATAAAGTAATCCTTCCTATCTGTATGCATGGTGGTGGAGGACTTACTAATACAATAAAAGATTTGAAAAAGATATGCCCTGATGCAGATATTCTAGAAGGGATAGCAATAAAAAAACAAGATGCAGATTCAGAAAAAGCAAAAGAAATTATAAAAAATTTGATTGAGGTATTAAATAAATAA
- a CDS encoding alcohol dehydrogenase — protein MKTFGIKPEIKFGEDSLSFLKALPYKKYFIVTDEMMVQLKLTDKIIDNLNSDCKIKIFSKVLPNPTVDIVQKGIAELITFEPECVIALGGGSPIDACKAILYFGDKIFNLLGKKRDRIFIAVPTTSGTGSEVTSYSVITDNNSKIALANDKMLPDIAILNPEFMKTLPKKVVADTGMDVLTHALEAYVSKISNSFTDSMALEAIKIIFENLLEHYNDRENIEPREKVQYASCMAGIAFNNSSLGINHSIAHSIGAKFHIPHGRANAILLPYIIEVNSNADGRYASIAKNLGFPASNKEEGKKSLKIFIEILKDKMKIEKSLEEFGLNFDEYKKLIPEILADIKKDICTVYNPNSLTDEDYIKLLLKIYYGK, from the coding sequence ATGAAAACTTTTGGAATAAAACCAGAAATTAAATTTGGAGAGGATTCCCTTTCTTTCTTGAAAGCTCTTCCTTATAAAAAATATTTTATAGTAACAGATGAGATGATGGTACAGTTGAAACTTACTGATAAAATCATAGATAATTTAAATTCTGACTGTAAAATAAAAATATTTAGCAAGGTGCTTCCAAATCCAACAGTTGATATAGTACAAAAAGGAATAGCAGAATTGATAACTTTTGAACCAGAGTGTGTAATAGCTTTAGGGGGAGGTTCTCCAATAGATGCTTGTAAAGCTATATTATATTTTGGTGATAAAATATTTAATCTTTTAGGAAAGAAGAGAGATAGAATATTTATTGCTGTACCAACTACAAGTGGGACGGGGTCAGAGGTTACATCTTATAGTGTTATAACTGATAATAATAGTAAAATAGCACTGGCAAATGATAAAATGCTTCCTGATATAGCCATATTAAACCCAGAATTTATGAAAACTCTGCCTAAAAAAGTAGTAGCTGATACTGGTATGGATGTATTAACACATGCACTAGAAGCATATGTATCAAAAATTTCTAATTCATTTACAGATTCTATGGCATTGGAGGCTATAAAAATTATATTTGAGAACCTGTTGGAACACTATAATGACAGAGAGAATATAGAACCTAGAGAAAAAGTGCAATATGCCTCTTGTATGGCAGGAATAGCATTTAATAATTCATCCTTAGGAATAAATCATAGTATTGCTCATAGTATAGGAGCTAAATTTCATATACCTCATGGAAGAGCAAATGCTATTCTTCTTCCTTATATAATAGAAGTAAACAGTAATGCTGATGGAAGATATGCTTCAATTGCTAAAAATTTAGGATTTCCTGCTTCTAATAAAGAAGAGGGGAAAAAATCTCTCAAAATATTTATTGAAATTTTAAAAGATAAAATGAAAATAGAGAAATCTCTTGAAGAGTTTGGGCTAAATTTTGATGAATATAAAAAATTAATACCAGAAATATTAGCAGATATTAAAAAAGATATATGTACTGTATATAATCCTAATAGTTTGACTGATGAAGATTATATAAAATTATTACTGAAAATTTACTATGGAAAATAG
- the eutQ gene encoding ethanolamine utilization protein EutQ, whose amino-acid sequence MEINQTLLEELIKKVIETEMGNKNTPEYKFMDKSGIGVVKLNKMLKRDRMDTGNPKDEVYTTDLFTLEEGPRIGAGLMEMVKTTFDWTLTYDEIDYIIEGKLDVIIDGRTISGEKGDVILIPKNSKIQFSAPEYAKFLYVVYPANWQEQK is encoded by the coding sequence ATGGAAATAAATCAAACTTTATTAGAAGAACTAATAAAAAAAGTCATAGAAACTGAGATGGGGAATAAGAATACTCCAGAATATAAATTTATGGATAAAAGCGGAATAGGTGTAGTTAAATTAAATAAAATGCTTAAAAGAGACAGGATGGATACAGGAAATCCAAAGGATGAAGTGTATACTACGGATTTGTTTACTTTAGAGGAAGGACCAAGAATAGGTGCTGGACTAATGGAAATGGTAAAAACTACATTTGACTGGACTCTTACATATGATGAAATAGACTATATAATAGAAGGAAAACTGGATGTAATAATAGATGGAAGAACAATATCAGGAGAAAAGGGTGATGTGATACTAATACCTAAAAATTCAAAAATACAGTTTAGTGCTCCTGAATATGCAAAGTTTTTATATGTAGTTTATCCAGCAAACTGGCAGGAACAAAAATAG
- the eutH gene encoding ethanolamine utilization protein EutH yields MGINEIIIYIMVLFMVIGAVDRCLGNKFGYGKQFEEGFMAMGSLALAMVGVVSLAPVLANILRPIVSPVYKMLGADPAMFATTLLACDMGGYPLAMQLAETEAAGKFAGLILGSMMGATIVFTIPVALGIIEEKDREFLAKGVLAGIITIPLGCLAGGLAAGYSLSMVLANLVPIIIVAVLISLGLWKIPEKMTKGFTVFGQGVVIVITIGLAAIIIETLTGIVVIPGMAPISEGIATIGAIAITLAGAFPLVYFITKVFSKPLLKLGGLLGMNDKAAAGMIATLANNIPMFGLLKEMDNRGKILNVAFAVSGAFVFGDHLGFIAGVDKTMIFPMVVGKLVGGISAVILAMIMFGKVSEGKK; encoded by the coding sequence ATGGGGATTAATGAAATAATTATCTATATAATGGTTTTGTTTATGGTAATTGGTGCAGTAGACAGGTGTCTGGGAAACAAATTTGGATATGGAAAACAGTTTGAAGAAGGATTTATGGCTATGGGTTCATTGGCTCTTGCAATGGTAGGAGTGGTTTCTCTTGCTCCAGTACTGGCAAACATTTTAAGACCAATAGTTTCACCAGTATATAAAATGCTTGGAGCTGATCCTGCAATGTTTGCAACTACTCTTCTTGCTTGTGATATGGGAGGATATCCTCTAGCTATGCAGCTGGCAGAAACAGAAGCAGCTGGAAAATTTGCAGGACTTATTCTTGGGTCAATGATGGGAGCGACAATAGTGTTTACTATTCCTGTAGCTTTGGGAATTATAGAAGAAAAAGATAGAGAATTTTTAGCTAAGGGAGTTCTGGCAGGAATAATAACAATACCTCTTGGATGTTTGGCTGGAGGACTTGCTGCAGGATATAGCCTTTCTATGGTGCTTGCGAATCTTGTACCTATTATTATTGTTGCTGTTCTTATTTCTTTAGGTCTGTGGAAGATACCAGAGAAAATGACAAAAGGATTTACTGTATTTGGGCAGGGAGTTGTTATTGTTATAACTATTGGACTGGCAGCAATAATAATTGAAACACTGACAGGAATAGTGGTTATTCCAGGAATGGCACCTATATCAGAAGGAATAGCTACAATAGGAGCTATTGCAATAACTTTAGCAGGAGCATTTCCATTAGTTTATTTTATTACAAAAGTATTTAGTAAGCCTCTTTTAAAATTAGGTGGATTGCTTGGAATGAATGATAAGGCAGCAGCAGGAATGATAGCTACTCTTGCTAATAATATTCCTATGTTTGGATTATTGAAAGAAATGGATAATAGAGGAAAAATTTTAAATGTGGCATTTGCAGTGAGTGGAGCATTTGTATTTGGAGATCATTTAGGATTTATAGCTGGTGTAGATAAAACAATGATATTTCCAATGGTAGTGGGAAAACTTGTTGGAGGTATATCTGCTGTGATATTGGCAATGATAATGTTTGGAAAAGTTTCTGAAGGGAAAAAATAA
- the eutN gene encoding ethanolamine utilization protein EutN → MVIGKVIGNVWATRKADNLSGLKFMIVELQTGISIVACDGVGAGIGDKVLITKGSSARKIMTFEEAPIDAAIIGIIDEGEGE, encoded by the coding sequence ATGGTAATAGGAAAAGTTATTGGAAATGTATGGGCTACAAGAAAAGCAGATAATTTGAGTGGACTGAAATTTATGATAGTAGAACTTCAGACAGGGATATCTATAGTAGCTTGTGATGGAGTAGGAGCTGGAATAGGAGATAAAGTCCTTATAACAAAAGGAAGTTCAGCAAGAAAAATTATGACTTTTGAAGAAGCTCCTATTGATGCCGCAATAATTGGAATAATAGATGAGGGAGAAGGTGAATAG
- a CDS encoding putative propanediol utilization phosphotransacetylase — MEIDKIVELVKKRLENYEKKRIPIEASGRHIHLSEKDAELLFGKGYKFTTVKELSQPGQFACKERVRLVGPKGVIEGVVILGPVREKTQVEISMTDAKILGIKGMVRLSGDTNETPGILVTNQDKILNLSEGVIVAKNHIHMTPEDAERMNVKDKQLVKVKVFSKRPLIFEGVIIRVTNKSKFSMHIDYDEANACFLEKDSYGVIYE, encoded by the coding sequence ATGGAGATAGATAAAATAGTAGAACTTGTAAAAAAACGGTTGGAAAACTATGAAAAAAAAAGAATCCCCATAGAAGCCTCAGGAAGGCATATTCATTTGTCAGAAAAAGATGCAGAACTTCTTTTTGGAAAGGGTTATAAGTTTACAACAGTAAAGGAACTTTCTCAACCAGGACAATTTGCTTGTAAAGAAAGAGTAAGATTGGTAGGACCTAAAGGAGTAATAGAAGGGGTAGTTATTTTAGGTCCTGTAAGAGAAAAAACTCAAGTAGAAATATCTATGACAGATGCAAAAATTTTAGGGATAAAAGGAATGGTAAGATTATCTGGAGATACTAATGAAACTCCAGGAATATTAGTGACTAATCAGGATAAAATATTAAATTTAAGTGAAGGAGTAATAGTAGCTAAAAATCATATTCATATGACACCAGAAGATGCTGAAAGAATGAATGTGAAAGATAAGCAGTTAGTAAAAGTAAAAGTATTCTCTAAAAGACCTTTAATATTTGAAGGGGTTATAATAAGAGTCACAAATAAATCGAAATTCAGTATGCACATAGATTATGATGAAGCCAATGCCTGTTTTTTAGAAAAAGATTCATATGGAGTTATTTATGAATGA
- a CDS encoding ethanolamine utilization cobalamin adenosyltransferase yields the protein MVLTEDKLKNLYRKEEFKKYVVENGTIMTPSARQFLADKGIEIVKEEAVEEKTAVQEKVIERVVEKAITPKYIGVAGESYFEKPEHMTQISGNILVKKNDVRIIFRGKLDSLQAKWLILQKEFENYGNEKLQKDMESVAVFIKKIVSAEVLDTEMEEIKVLEETLDKIKEISHNPKKFFGIGHLFDISIKNSILVLKLNEMRSSSREIEIAGVTAFSNEKGIIIKKEILKALNRLSSVIYVMMLKGEKGEYGDR from the coding sequence ATGGTTTTAACTGAAGATAAGCTAAAAAATCTATATAGAAAAGAAGAGTTTAAAAAGTATGTAGTTGAAAATGGAACTATAATGACTCCATCTGCCAGACAATTTCTTGCAGATAAAGGAATAGAGATAGTGAAAGAAGAGGCTGTTGAAGAGAAAACTGCAGTACAGGAAAAAGTAATAGAAAGAGTTGTAGAGAAAGCAATAACTCCTAAATATATAGGAGTTGCTGGAGAAAGTTATTTTGAAAAACCAGAACATATGACTCAGATATCTGGAAATATACTTGTAAAAAAGAATGATGTAAGAATAATATTTAGAGGAAAACTTGATAGTCTGCAGGCAAAATGGCTGATTCTGCAAAAAGAATTTGAAAACTATGGAAATGAAAAACTTCAGAAAGATATGGAAAGTGTAGCTGTCTTTATAAAAAAGATAGTATCAGCAGAAGTTTTGGATACCGAAATGGAAGAAATTAAAGTACTTGAAGAAACTTTAGATAAAATAAAAGAAATATCTCATAATCCAAAAAAATTCTTTGGAATTGGACATTTATTTGATATTTCAATAAAAAACAGTATATTGGTTTTGAAGCTGAATGAGATGAGAAGTAGTTCAAGAGAGATTGAAATAGCAGGAGTTACTGCTTTTTCAAACGAAAAGGGAATAATTATAAAAAAAGAAATTTTGAAAGCACTGAATAGACTTAGCAGTGTAATATATGTAATGATGTTAAAAGGAGAAAAGGGTGAATATGGAGATAGATAA
- a CDS encoding alcohol dehydrogenase, producing the protein MDKDLLSIQQVRDLLKAAKTAQAIYAEFTQEQVDKVVEAMSMEVRKYAEKLAKMANEETGFGKWQDKVIKNKFAAEIVYESIKGMKTIGILDEKDSVMDVAVPVGVVAGLIPSTNPTSTVIYKTLVALKAGNGIVISPHPNAKKCIIETVEILRKAAYEAGAPEGLIGVIEIPTMEATAELMKHKDTALILATGGEAMVRAAYSSGTPAIGVGPGNGPAYIEKTADVKKAVKRIMDSKTFDNGVICASEQSIIVEPSNKQEVMDELKKQGGYFLTEEQSEKLGKFILRANGTMNPQIVGKDAQTLAKLAGIEIPAETRVLLSEQSTVSKSNPYSREKLTTILAFYTAENWEKACERAIELLMNEGKGHTMIIHTENKELVKEFALKKPVSRLLINTPGSLGGIGGSTNLAPALTLGCGAVGGSSTSDNVTPMNLLNIRKVGWGVKELEDFREKKNCSSSYDSLEEMNIEELVKKVLSEIAKG; encoded by the coding sequence ATGGATAAAGATTTATTATCAATTCAACAGGTAAGAGATTTGTTAAAAGCAGCAAAAACTGCTCAGGCTATATATGCAGAATTTACTCAGGAACAGGTAGATAAAGTAGTAGAAGCTATGTCTATGGAAGTGAGAAAATATGCTGAAAAACTTGCTAAAATGGCTAATGAAGAAACTGGTTTTGGAAAATGGCAGGATAAAGTAATCAAAAATAAATTTGCTGCTGAAATTGTTTATGAGTCTATAAAAGGAATGAAAACTATAGGAATACTTGATGAAAAGGATTCTGTTATGGATGTAGCTGTTCCAGTGGGAGTAGTAGCAGGACTTATTCCATCAACTAATCCAACATCTACAGTAATATATAAAACGTTGGTAGCTTTAAAAGCAGGGAATGGAATAGTTATAAGTCCGCATCCTAATGCAAAAAAATGTATTATTGAAACAGTTGAAATTTTAAGAAAAGCTGCTTATGAAGCGGGAGCCCCAGAAGGACTGATAGGAGTAATAGAGATTCCTACAATGGAGGCAACGGCTGAACTTATGAAACATAAAGACACAGCATTGATTCTTGCTACTGGTGGAGAAGCAATGGTAAGAGCAGCATATAGTTCTGGAACTCCAGCTATAGGAGTGGGACCAGGAAATGGGCCAGCATATATAGAAAAAACTGCTGATGTAAAAAAAGCAGTAAAAAGAATAATGGACAGCAAAACTTTTGATAATGGAGTTATATGTGCTTCTGAACAGTCTATTATAGTAGAACCTTCAAATAAACAGGAAGTAATGGATGAATTAAAAAAACAAGGAGGGTATTTTTTAACAGAAGAGCAATCAGAAAAACTTGGTAAATTTATATTGAGAGCAAATGGAACAATGAATCCTCAGATAGTAGGAAAAGATGCTCAGACACTTGCTAAACTGGCAGGGATTGAAATACCAGCAGAAACAAGGGTATTACTTTCTGAACAGTCAACTGTATCAAAGAGTAATCCATATTCAAGAGAAAAATTAACTACAATACTTGCATTCTATACTGCTGAGAATTGGGAGAAAGCTTGTGAAAGAGCTATTGAACTTCTAATGAATGAAGGAAAAGGTCATACAATGATTATTCATACAGAAAATAAGGAGCTTGTAAAGGAATTTGCATTAAAAAAACCAGTATCAAGGCTTCTTATTAATACTCCAGGATCATTAGGTGGAATAGGTGGAAGTACAAATCTGGCTCCTGCTCTAACTCTGGGATGTGGAGCTGTAGGTGGAAGTTCAACTTCTGATAATGTGACACCCATGAATCTTTTGAATATAAGAAAAGTAGGATGGGGAGTAAAAGAACTTGAAGATTTTAGAGAAAAAAAGAATTGCAGTAGTTCATATGATTCTTTAGAAGAAATGAACATAGAGGAGTTAGTGAAAAAAGTCCTTTCTGAAATTGCTAAAGGATAG
- the eutL gene encoding ethanolamine utilization protein EutL gives MINDPLKPNVLGVKLIPNVDDKMAEELNLPAGYKSIGIVTADCDDVTYTALDQATKMAEVTVVYGKSFYGGAANANTKLAGEVIGIIAGPTPAEVRSGLNAIVDFIENEASFYSANEDDTIAYYAHCVSRTGSYLSKTAGVEEGEALAYLIAPPIEAMYALDAALKAADVTLTTFFGPPSETNFGGGLLTGSQSACKAACEAFADAVKFVAQNPTKY, from the coding sequence ATGATTAATGATCCTTTAAAACCAAATGTATTAGGGGTAAAACTTATTCCTAATGTAGATGATAAAATGGCAGAAGAATTAAATTTACCAGCAGGATATAAAAGTATTGGAATAGTAACAGCAGACTGTGATGATGTTACATATACAGCACTGGATCAGGCTACAAAAATGGCAGAAGTAACAGTGGTATATGGAAAATCTTTTTATGGAGGAGCTGCAAATGCCAATACAAAACTGGCTGGAGAGGTAATTGGAATAATAGCTGGACCTACACCAGCAGAAGTGAGAAGCGGATTGAATGCAATAGTGGATTTTATAGAAAACGAAGCATCTTTCTATAGTGCAAATGAAGATGATACAATAGCATACTATGCTCACTGTGTATCAAGAACAGGAAGCTATCTTTCTAAGACAGCTGGTGTGGAGGAAGGAGAAGCACTAGCTTATCTAATAGCTCCCCCAATTGAAGCTATGTATGCTTTAGATGCAGCGTTAAAAGCAGCAGATGTTACTCTTACAACTTTCTTTGGACCACCTTCTGAAACAAACTTTGGTGGAGGACTTCTTACAGGAAGTCAGTCAGCTTGCAAAGCAGCTTGTGAAGCTTTTGCTGATGCAGTAAAGTTTGTTGCTCAGAATCCTACAAAATATTAA
- the eutC gene encoding ethanolamine ammonia-lyase light chain — MVSEKDLKEIISQVLKEMGTENKIREKEAEQTESDLQDITKIDLRDVIELKNPANKAELMKYKKKTPARIGISRAGTRYTTNTMLRFRADHASAVDAVYTDVSEEFLNANNLFTVQTKCHSKDEYMTRPDLGRRLNEESINILKEKAKKSPKVEIFVSDGLSSTAIEANVEDTLPAIINGLKSYGIEAGTPFFLKYGRVGAADEVSEILDAEVTCVLIGERPGLATSESMSAYITYKGYMGIPESKRTVVSNIHKNGTPASEAGAHIAHIIKKILDAKASGQDLKL, encoded by the coding sequence ATGGTTTCTGAAAAAGATTTAAAGGAAATAATTTCACAGGTTCTGAAAGAGATGGGAACTGAGAATAAAATTAGAGAAAAAGAAGCAGAGCAAACAGAAAGTGATCTTCAAGATATTACTAAAATAGATCTTAGAGATGTAATTGAACTAAAAAATCCTGCAAATAAAGCTGAATTGATGAAATATAAAAAGAAAACTCCAGCAAGAATAGGAATATCAAGAGCAGGGACTAGATATACAACAAATACAATGCTGAGATTCAGAGCAGACCATGCTTCAGCAGTAGATGCAGTATATACAGATGTTTCAGAAGAATTTCTGAATGCAAATAATCTTTTTACAGTACAGACTAAATGTCATTCAAAAGATGAATATATGACAAGACCAGATTTAGGAAGAAGATTGAATGAAGAATCAATAAATATTCTTAAAGAAAAAGCTAAAAAATCTCCAAAAGTAGAAATTTTTGTATCTGATGGGCTTAGTTCTACAGCTATTGAAGCAAATGTAGAAGATACACTTCCAGCTATAATCAATGGATTAAAATCTTATGGAATAGAAGCAGGAACACCATTTTTTCTAAAATATGGAAGAGTAGGAGCTGCTGATGAAGTATCAGAAATACTGGATGCAGAAGTGACTTGTGTACTTATCGGAGAAAGACCTGGACTGGCAACTTCAGAAAGTATGAGTGCTTATATCACTTATAAAGGATATATGGGAATTCCTGAATCAAAAAGAACAGTAGTTTCAAATATTCATAAGAATGGAACACCAGCTTCTGAAGCTGGAGCACATATAGCTCACATAATCAAAAAAATATTAGATGCTAAGGCAAGCGGACAAGACTTAAAACTTTAA